A window of the Isosphaera pallida ATCC 43644 genome harbors these coding sequences:
- a CDS encoding lactonase family protein: MRMAKGAMVTAALWLCVVGATNARTNAWGRHVGDLNENQTMTMLVGTYTTPEKSQGIYTLTFDPATGTLSEPTLAVETRNPTFLALHPTKRVVYAVGEIGEYEGKPAGMISAFAIEPDGKRLRLLNRQSTRGSGPCHVCVDREGRVVLAANYGGGSTVILGLNSDGSLKPSNEHGFIQHRGKSVNPRRQEGPHAHSVNLDEANRFAIVADLGLDKLLVYKVDTREATITPNDPPAIDLPPGSGPRHFTFHPTRPLAYSVNELDSTVTTLAWDASTGRLTILGHASTLPEGFDAASVNNTTAEIVVHPSGRFLYASNRGHNSIAVFSLDPESGLPTLRGHGREGVETPRNFVIDPTGRYLLVGSQTADRIVTFAIDPQTGDLTPHGQPVSVFAPVCLRFVTHKAE, from the coding sequence ATGAGGATGGCCAAAGGCGCGATGGTCACCGCGGCGTTGTGGTTGTGCGTCGTGGGCGCAACGAACGCGCGAACAAATGCCTGGGGACGGCACGTCGGCGACTTGAACGAGAACCAAACCATGACCATGTTGGTGGGGACTTACACCACACCCGAAAAGAGTCAAGGGATTTACACGCTGACCTTCGACCCCGCCACCGGCACGCTCTCTGAACCGACGCTGGCCGTCGAAACCCGCAACCCTACCTTCCTGGCGCTTCATCCGACCAAACGGGTGGTGTACGCGGTGGGGGAAATCGGCGAATACGAGGGCAAACCGGCGGGGATGATCTCAGCCTTCGCTATCGAACCCGACGGGAAGCGTCTTCGGTTGCTCAATCGCCAATCGACCCGAGGCAGCGGCCCCTGTCACGTCTGTGTGGACCGGGAAGGACGAGTGGTTTTAGCGGCCAACTACGGCGGCGGTTCGACGGTGATTTTGGGACTCAATTCGGATGGCTCGCTCAAGCCCTCGAATGAACATGGATTCATTCAGCATCGAGGCAAGAGCGTCAACCCACGTCGTCAGGAAGGGCCCCACGCTCACTCGGTGAACCTCGACGAGGCCAACCGGTTCGCCATCGTGGCCGACCTCGGCCTGGACAAGCTGCTGGTGTACAAGGTGGACACGCGCGAGGCCACGATCACCCCCAACGACCCGCCAGCGATCGACTTGCCGCCCGGGTCAGGGCCGCGTCATTTCACCTTCCACCCCACCCGACCCTTGGCCTATTCGGTCAACGAACTCGATTCGACCGTCACCACGTTGGCTTGGGACGCCTCGACCGGGCGCCTCACCATCCTGGGCCACGCCTCGACCCTCCCCGAAGGCTTCGACGCTGCCTCAGTCAACAATACGACCGCCGAGATTGTGGTCCATCCCTCGGGTCGATTTCTGTACGCCTCCAATCGTGGTCACAACAGCATCGCTGTGTTCAGTCTCGACCCTGAATCCGGCTTGCCGACGTTGCGGGGTCATGGCCGCGAGGGGGTGGAAACCCCGCGCAACTTCGTGATCGACCCGACGGGCCGTTACTTGCTGGTGGGAAGTCAGACTGCCGACCGGATCGTGACCTTCGCCATTGATCCCCAGACCGGCGACCTCACGCCACATGGGCAGCCTGTTTCGGTCTTCGCCCCGGTTTGTCTGCGGTTTGTCACCCACAAGGCCGAATGA
- a CDS encoding arylsulfatase: MSLRCDVWPLWLLGAMLVWFAPVLALAVEPPPNLIVVLADDLGRGEVGCYGQTKIRTPSMDRMAVEGMRFTRAYAGNAVCAPSRCVLLTGKHAGRAAIRANWEVQPEGQHPLPAAEVTLAELLKTRGYATGFVGKWGLGPVGSQGDPLAQGFDFFYGYNCQRHAHNHYVDFLYRNTQREPIPANRDGAEKVHSHDLMTKEALEWVRAHREGPFFLELAYAIPHLPLQVPEDSLAEYQGAFAELPYDGSKGYRAHPTPRAAYAAMVSRLDRDLGRLLDLIQELGIEHRTIVLFTSDNGPTFDLGGADTAFFEGARGLRGHKGLLYEGGIATPLIAWAPGRIKPGTTSDLLCAFDDLLPTLCDFAGVPAAVWPADLTGVSIRPTLEGRCDAQTRRSECYWELAQGVRQQAIQTSDRLKLVVTHGGLNQPFNPPHVELFDLATDPAETRNLAAERPDDVARLQRRIEAIRVPPEVVPMP; this comes from the coding sequence ATGAGTTTGCGCTGCGACGTTTGGCCCCTCTGGCTGCTTGGAGCCATGTTGGTTTGGTTTGCCCCGGTCCTTGCGTTGGCCGTGGAACCGCCGCCCAACCTGATTGTGGTGCTGGCCGACGACCTGGGACGGGGCGAAGTCGGCTGTTATGGTCAAACCAAGATCCGCACCCCTTCGATGGATCGAATGGCGGTGGAGGGAATGCGGTTCACCCGCGCCTATGCCGGCAACGCGGTTTGCGCGCCGTCCCGTTGCGTGCTTTTGACCGGTAAGCACGCCGGCCGGGCAGCCATCCGGGCCAATTGGGAAGTCCAGCCCGAAGGGCAACATCCTCTGCCCGCGGCCGAGGTGACCCTCGCCGAACTCCTCAAAACCCGCGGCTACGCTACTGGCTTCGTGGGCAAATGGGGATTGGGACCGGTTGGTTCCCAAGGCGATCCGCTAGCGCAAGGGTTCGACTTTTTCTATGGGTACAACTGCCAGCGTCATGCTCATAACCACTACGTCGATTTCCTTTACCGCAACACCCAACGCGAGCCGATCCCGGCTAACCGCGACGGCGCTGAGAAGGTCCACTCGCATGATCTGATGACCAAGGAGGCGTTGGAGTGGGTTCGCGCTCACCGCGAGGGACCATTCTTTTTGGAATTGGCCTACGCCATTCCCCACTTACCGCTTCAAGTTCCCGAGGACTCGTTGGCCGAATACCAAGGTGCGTTTGCCGAACTTCCCTACGACGGTTCCAAAGGCTATCGTGCCCACCCCACCCCTCGTGCGGCCTACGCCGCGATGGTCAGTCGCCTGGACCGCGATCTGGGGCGGTTGCTCGACCTGATCCAAGAGCTTGGCATCGAGCATCGCACGATCGTTCTGTTCACCAGCGACAATGGCCCGACGTTTGACCTTGGTGGGGCCGACACCGCGTTCTTCGAGGGGGCGCGGGGACTTCGAGGCCACAAGGGATTGCTCTACGAGGGAGGAATCGCCACCCCTTTGATCGCCTGGGCTCCTGGCCGGATCAAGCCGGGGACAACCAGCGATCTCCTCTGCGCCTTCGACGACCTTTTGCCGACCTTGTGCGACTTTGCCGGCGTTCCTGCCGCTGTTTGGCCGGCCGACCTCACCGGGGTTTCAATCCGTCCCACCTTGGAAGGGCGTTGCGACGCCCAAACCCGGCGTTCGGAGTGTTACTGGGAACTCGCCCAGGGCGTTCGTCAGCAAGCGATCCAGACTTCGGATCGCCTCAAGCTGGTTGTCACTCACGGCGGGCTCAACCAGCCGTTCAATCCTCCCCACGTCGAACTCTTCGACTTAGCGACCGATCCGGCGGAAACCCGCAACCTAGCCGCCGAACGTCCCGATGACGTGGCCCGGCTCCAACGGCGAATCGAAGCGATCCGCGTCCCGCCCGAAGTTGTTCCGATGCCGTGA
- the ygfZ gene encoding CAF17-like 4Fe-4S cluster assembly/insertion protein YgfZ gives MSFDDDPRDDDAPRPDLFLQALLHDAVWIERTDRTRIAFTGADRAKSLHNLTTQNITALKPGQGAEGFVTTPQGKTLALVTVHVDERDPILWVRSDAGVAGSVSSHFSKYCALDETTWTDHSASTTEFLILGPRAEEILERVGLRSTAGGSWAELMASPEGAIRNATLEGLAEVADPALSLPPRLIRERFGAHHGVTILTGLREAVTIRSRLAERAECAPMPPAKLEALRIEIGLPRFGVDLTADHLPQEFDRDARAINFTKGCYLGQETVARLDALGHVNKMLRHLKFHSVNAPLPPSGTTLMKDDRPVGTLTSVARLVDGSGVLGLGMVRIKQAPPGSTVVLTLDRPGGPSTWAMDILPLPRFDSLHPLDSQDEVTSGDSKVSNDA, from the coding sequence ATGAGCTTCGACGACGATCCCCGCGACGACGACGCCCCCCGTCCCGACTTGTTCCTCCAGGCGCTGCTCCACGACGCGGTCTGGATCGAACGGACCGATCGCACCCGAATCGCCTTCACCGGAGCCGATCGCGCCAAATCGCTGCATAATCTCACGACTCAAAACATCACCGCTCTCAAACCTGGTCAGGGAGCCGAAGGGTTCGTCACCACTCCTCAGGGCAAGACCCTGGCGCTGGTGACGGTTCATGTCGATGAGCGCGACCCGATTCTCTGGGTCCGTAGCGACGCCGGTGTGGCCGGATCGGTGAGTTCGCATTTCTCCAAATACTGCGCCCTCGACGAGACCACCTGGACCGATCATTCCGCCTCGACCACCGAGTTCCTGATCCTGGGACCACGGGCCGAGGAAATTCTGGAGCGGGTCGGGTTGCGTTCCACCGCGGGAGGCTCTTGGGCGGAGTTGATGGCGTCGCCCGAAGGCGCGATTCGCAACGCGACGTTGGAAGGTCTAGCCGAAGTGGCCGACCCCGCGTTGAGCTTGCCGCCGCGTTTGATCCGCGAGCGTTTCGGAGCGCATCATGGGGTTACGATTCTCACCGGCTTGCGCGAGGCGGTGACGATCCGTTCCCGCCTGGCCGAGCGGGCCGAATGCGCTCCGATGCCCCCAGCTAAGCTCGAAGCCCTTCGGATCGAAATTGGTCTACCCCGCTTCGGCGTCGATCTGACCGCCGATCACCTCCCCCAAGAGTTCGACCGCGACGCCCGCGCCATCAACTTCACCAAAGGGTGCTATTTGGGACAGGAGACTGTGGCTCGTCTCGACGCGCTGGGGCATGTAAACAAGATGTTGCGTCATCTCAAGTTCCATTCGGTCAACGCCCCCCTGCCCCCCTCCGGCACGACGTTGATGAAGGATGACCGTCCAGTGGGCACCCTGACCAGCGTGGCCCGTCTAGTGGATGGCTCGGGTGTTCTGGGGCTGGGGATGGTGCGGATTAAGCAGGCTCCGCCGGGCAGTACGGTTGTTTTGACTCTGGATCGCCCGGGCGGACCCTCCACCTGGGCGATGGACATTCTGCCTTTGCCACGGTTCGATTCGCTGCATCCTTTGGACTCGCAGGATGAAGTCACGTCGGGTGATTCAAAGGTTTCAAACGACGCCTAA